A region of Photobacterium sanguinicancri DNA encodes the following proteins:
- a CDS encoding polysaccharide export protein, which yields MDFKKKLLITAMASTLLVGCAVPGSHLNLDNKNVIEPEQTDTNNANNIDDRVNVYPLTTQLVGQFKTPKAASRTNPSLDAQLARYQYRVGPGDILNVTIWDHPELTIPAGSYRSSSESGNWVHSDGTIFYPYIGFVKVEGKTVTQIRKEMATRLAKFIETPQVDVNVAAFRSQKTYITGEVNKPGQQAITNVPLTLLDAVNRAGGLNTDADWRNVTLTRNGEEQNLSLHALMQRGDLMQNRLLEPGDIVHIPRNDAQKVFVMGEVKEPKLLKIDRAGMSLTEALSGVGGINELEADATGVFVIRSAIGNQNTSALKGEPSAENQQSASQQPIANIYQLNIKDASALVIGTEFELQPYDIVYVTAAPISRWNRVVKQLLPTISGFNNLTEGALRLRTWP from the coding sequence ATGGATTTTAAAAAGAAGCTACTCATTACTGCAATGGCATCCACCTTGCTGGTAGGCTGTGCTGTACCTGGTTCACACTTAAATCTTGATAATAAAAATGTTATTGAACCAGAACAGACAGATACGAACAATGCAAATAATATTGACGACCGCGTTAATGTTTACCCACTAACAACGCAGCTTGTTGGGCAATTTAAAACACCAAAAGCGGCGTCTAGAACAAATCCAAGTTTAGATGCGCAATTGGCACGTTATCAGTACCGTGTCGGCCCTGGTGACATCTTAAATGTCACTATTTGGGATCACCCTGAATTAACCATACCTGCTGGTTCATACCGTAGTTCGAGTGAATCAGGTAACTGGGTACATTCCGATGGCACCATTTTTTACCCCTACATTGGCTTTGTCAAAGTAGAAGGAAAAACCGTAACCCAAATTCGTAAAGAGATGGCAACGCGCTTGGCGAAGTTTATTGAAACGCCTCAAGTTGATGTTAATGTTGCGGCTTTTCGTTCGCAAAAAACTTACATCACGGGTGAAGTGAATAAGCCCGGCCAACAAGCGATAACGAATGTACCACTGACATTACTTGACGCCGTTAACCGCGCTGGTGGATTAAATACCGACGCCGATTGGCGTAATGTAACCCTTACTCGCAATGGTGAAGAGCAGAACCTTTCGCTGCATGCCCTAATGCAACGTGGTGATTTAATGCAAAATCGCCTGTTAGAACCTGGTGATATTGTTCATATTCCCCGTAACGATGCGCAAAAAGTATTTGTAATGGGTGAAGTGAAAGAGCCCAAATTACTTAAAATTGATCGCGCAGGCATGAGCCTAACCGAGGCGTTAAGTGGTGTGGGGGGGATTAACGAACTGGAAGCGGATGCAACTGGTGTGTTTGTTATTCGTAGCGCGATTGGCAATCAGAATACAAGTGCATTAAAAGGTGAGCCGTCAGCAGAAAATCAACAATCTGCTAGCCAACAGCCTATCGCCAATATCTATCAATTAAATATAAAAGATGCGTCTGCATTAGTGATAGGTACAGAGTTTGAACTGCAACCTTACGATATTGTCTATGTGACAGCAGCGCCAATTTCGCGTTGGAACCGTGTAGTAAAACAACTATTACCGACTATCTCTGGGTTTAATAACTTGACTGAAGGTGCACTACGTCTAAGGACATGGCCATAA
- a CDS encoding YjbF family lipoprotein has product MRRSHFTIPFGGIFLCLTLLTGCSQKFQDVNDTAKLALFGDDDTQLSAQAINQLPYASMYARIGDGPQAFMVLAFAEQDIVSSSPTSANQPNAPLLKWLSADRGLLVTQAGRITKTTSLAQGNLVATTSKTIDPLALGLHKASTPKTWTRTLDWQPGYHFGYTINSAFSSGSEQVIVINEQPIESLYFTEDVNVPSLELSYQNEFWLNPITGAVIKSRQQLAPGLPVVEFSILKPFS; this is encoded by the coding sequence ATGCGAAGATCTCACTTCACAATCCCATTCGGTGGGATTTTTTTATGCCTAACACTGCTCACGGGCTGTAGTCAAAAGTTCCAAGATGTCAACGACACAGCAAAACTGGCCTTATTTGGCGATGACGACACACAGCTTTCAGCCCAAGCTATTAACCAGCTACCTTATGCCAGCATGTATGCGCGTATTGGTGATGGTCCTCAGGCGTTCATGGTATTAGCCTTTGCAGAACAAGATATTGTCTCAAGCTCGCCAACCTCAGCCAATCAACCCAATGCCCCACTATTAAAATGGCTATCAGCCGATCGCGGCTTACTTGTTACTCAAGCTGGACGCATAACAAAAACAACGTCTCTCGCCCAAGGGAACTTAGTGGCGACCACCAGTAAGACTATCGACCCTTTGGCGCTGGGTTTACACAAGGCTTCGACGCCTAAAACTTGGACTCGTACCCTTGATTGGCAACCAGGTTACCATTTTGGTTATACCATCAATTCCGCATTTTCGAGCGGATCCGAGCAAGTCATCGTCATTAACGAGCAGCCTATCGAGAGCTTGTACTTTACTGAAGACGTTAACGTACCAAGCTTAGAGCTGAGCTACCAAAATGAATTTTGGCTAAACCCTATAACGGGTGCCGTTATTAAAAGCCGTCAACAGCTCGCCCCTGGTTTGCCTGTGGTCGAATTTTCAATCTTGAAACCATTTTCTTAA
- a CDS encoding capsule biosynthesis GfcC family protein: protein MKSLLTPLLLLVLSLLTASATYAETANTRVQIHTGQALDQGQGLAQSKSKQITLSYASAVRTEQVLKDAQLQIAKHSLLTTPVYWLQAAIFTQPLEQEKSALLALITEKQSEYDITDERYTALAALHQFISNSHFAKRAPLQLDYDQARITNSANPLLSGELTLQLPARSEQVWVLGAVTEAGVINWQQRLSTAKYLDQAKAISAAENDTAVVIQPDGKIQTHPIAYWNERHHDIAPGAIIYQPFTGGWLAPLDNLGFDASGFNEINQAAVSLLRERVL from the coding sequence ATGAAATCGTTACTTACCCCTTTGCTGCTCCTCGTATTGTCATTGCTAACAGCTTCAGCTACTTATGCAGAGACAGCAAATACCAGGGTACAAATACATACAGGCCAAGCTCTGGATCAAGGTCAAGGTCTAGCTCAAAGTAAAAGCAAACAAATCACTCTGAGCTATGCGAGTGCTGTGCGCACCGAGCAAGTTTTGAAAGACGCGCAATTACAAATCGCTAAACACTCATTGCTAACGACGCCTGTGTATTGGTTACAAGCCGCTATTTTCACTCAGCCTTTAGAGCAAGAAAAGTCTGCTTTATTAGCTTTAATTACAGAAAAACAAAGTGAATACGATATAACTGATGAACGTTATACTGCGCTAGCAGCACTGCATCAGTTTATTTCAAACAGTCACTTTGCTAAACGTGCACCGCTTCAATTGGATTACGACCAAGCCCGAATCACCAATAGTGCGAATCCGTTATTATCAGGCGAATTAACACTGCAATTGCCTGCTCGTTCAGAGCAGGTTTGGGTACTAGGCGCAGTAACAGAAGCTGGTGTTATAAACTGGCAACAACGACTATCAACCGCTAAGTACTTAGATCAAGCTAAAGCGATTTCTGCGGCTGAGAATGATACTGCGGTTGTTATTCAGCCTGACGGCAAAATTCAGACGCACCCAATCGCCTATTGGAATGAGCGCCACCATGACATCGCCCCCGGTGCCATCATTTACCAGCCGTTTACTGGCGGTTGGCTGGCACCATTGGATAATTTGGGTTTTGACGCTTCAGGATTTAACGAGATAAACCAAGCGGCTGTTTCCCTACTAAGGGAGCGAGTATTGTAA
- a CDS encoding YjbH domain-containing protein — protein MKKTNTFALSALALALAPLSHVQADEFDSPAFTPSQSDFGGVGLMQMPTGRVAKEGEFTLGATYNDEYHHYTVSLQLLPWMETTIRYTLVQDLLYSGDEGFSGQTKYTDKGIDVKFRLLEESYWLPETSIGLRDIGGTGLFDGEFIAASKHVGPLDFTLGVGWGYIGNSANLSGDKAAGRDCGRDTSYKGKGGQVDYSRWFTGCAAVFGGVEYQTPWAPLRLKAEWDGNDYKSDFPVTRGRIDMPQDSQVNYGALYRLGHWGDMRLSYERGNTWTFGVNLSTNFNDLTTTWHDEPKVTYTPTSPQADVSTTDWQRVKEQLATNAGYDDANIYVQEKDALTGSKSSITVVGDQTKYRDRNEAHERAALVLAETGINVDEYRLVETKNHQSTTETRIDAEQFAKVANHEYIDANVEDTSSTATPTAAQGRQVASADNDFDWGIAPTLQQSFGSPEAFYLFNVGINANASYWLGNHVEASGSVYFNIYDNYDQFKYQGPPPDGTDLKRVRTLVRSYISDNPVRLDNLQLTWMDHFGDNFYSQAYGGYLEMMFGGIGGEVLYRPMGSNWAVGFDVNYVKQRDPESPLGFYSEERQFDSSTGRYYRVQTGTVTGHASVYYTPQWSILPDTLLKVSAGQYLTEDKGMTVDFSKQFDSGVIAGAFASFTNLSAEEFGEGSFTKGFYVSIPFDLMTVKPSNNRATVSWVPLTRDGGQMLNRKYSLYDMTDARSPWYSRAAQ, from the coding sequence ATGAAAAAAACAAACACTTTTGCGCTTTCGGCGTTAGCACTTGCGTTAGCGCCTCTTAGCCATGTTCAAGCCGATGAGTTTGACTCCCCTGCATTTACCCCTTCACAATCTGATTTTGGTGGCGTGGGTTTAATGCAAATGCCAACCGGGCGCGTTGCCAAAGAAGGTGAATTTACCTTAGGCGCTACCTATAACGATGAATATCATCATTATACGGTTTCACTGCAGCTGCTCCCTTGGATGGAAACCACTATTCGTTATACTTTAGTGCAAGATTTACTGTATAGCGGTGACGAAGGGTTTAGTGGCCAAACTAAATATACCGATAAAGGCATCGACGTTAAGTTCCGCCTGCTAGAAGAAAGTTACTGGCTGCCAGAAACCTCTATTGGTTTGCGTGATATAGGCGGTACAGGGCTATTTGATGGTGAATTTATTGCCGCCAGCAAACATGTTGGCCCGCTTGATTTTACCTTAGGGGTTGGTTGGGGCTATATCGGCAACAGTGCTAATTTAAGTGGCGATAAAGCAGCAGGCCGAGATTGTGGCCGTGATACCTCTTATAAAGGTAAAGGTGGTCAAGTTGATTACAGCCGTTGGTTCACTGGTTGTGCTGCCGTCTTTGGTGGGGTTGAATACCAAACGCCTTGGGCACCGCTGCGCTTAAAGGCTGAATGGGATGGCAACGACTATAAGAGTGACTTTCCTGTTACTCGTGGCCGTATCGACATGCCGCAAGATAGCCAAGTCAACTATGGCGCCCTATACCGTTTAGGTCACTGGGGTGACATGCGTTTAAGTTATGAACGCGGCAATACTTGGACCTTTGGCGTTAACCTAAGTACCAACTTTAATGACTTAACCACGACCTGGCACGATGAGCCGAAAGTTACTTATACACCGACATCACCACAAGCAGATGTCAGCACAACAGATTGGCAACGAGTGAAAGAGCAACTTGCGACCAATGCTGGTTATGATGATGCTAATATTTACGTACAAGAAAAAGACGCCTTAACAGGCAGTAAGTCATCGATCACCGTGGTTGGTGATCAAACAAAATATCGTGATCGTAATGAAGCCCATGAACGTGCCGCGTTAGTGTTAGCAGAGACAGGGATTAACGTTGATGAGTATCGCTTGGTTGAAACCAAGAATCACCAATCGACCACTGAAACCCGTATTGATGCCGAGCAATTTGCCAAAGTTGCTAATCATGAATATATCGATGCCAACGTTGAAGACACTAGCTCAACCGCAACACCAACGGCAGCACAAGGGCGACAAGTTGCAAGTGCAGACAATGACTTCGATTGGGGAATTGCCCCTACACTGCAACAGTCATTTGGTAGTCCTGAAGCTTTCTATTTGTTTAACGTCGGTATTAATGCCAATGCCTCTTACTGGTTAGGCAATCATGTTGAAGCCAGTGGTTCGGTGTATTTCAACATCTACGATAACTACGACCAGTTTAAGTACCAAGGTCCACCACCAGATGGTACTGATTTGAAACGTGTCCGTACCTTGGTGCGTAGCTATATTAGCGATAATCCTGTGCGCCTTGATAACTTGCAATTGACTTGGATGGATCACTTTGGCGATAACTTCTATAGCCAAGCTTATGGCGGTTACCTTGAGATGATGTTTGGTGGTATTGGGGGTGAAGTTTTATATCGTCCAATGGGCAGCAACTGGGCGGTGGGTTTCGATGTTAACTATGTTAAACAGCGCGATCCAGAATCACCATTAGGTTTTTACAGTGAAGAGCGTCAGTTTGATTCAAGTACCGGCCGTTACTACCGAGTACAAACGGGGACAGTTACAGGCCATGCAAGTGTATATTACACCCCGCAATGGAGCATATTGCCTGACACCTTATTGAAAGTAAGTGCTGGCCAGTACTTAACGGAAGATAAAGGGATGACAGTTGATTTCTCGAAACAGTTTGATAGTGGTGTAATTGCAGGTGCATTTGCATCTTTCACTAACCTATCGGCAGAGGAGTTCGGTGAAGGTAGCTTTACTAAGGGCTTCTATGTGTCGATTCCGTTTGATTTGATGACAGTGAAACCAAGTAACAACCGTGCAACCGTATCTTGGGTACCGCTGACTCGCGATGGTGGCCAAATGCTAAATCGTAAGTACAGTTTGTACGATATGACCGATGCGCGATCACCTTGGTATAGCCGAGCCGCTCAGTAA
- a CDS encoding glucosamine inositolphosphorylceramide transferase family protein, giving the protein MNIVEKITQKLLEQDKWRIGVINTDIATIVNGEIEPQVVRWLDLSGYDYEADPFVFKLDGKHYIAYEVFDYLHGNGKLECIDLNGQRYDFFNELNRVKGHKSFPFMIEFNGELYCVPETLDLNEISLYKFNRQERCFKKESVILSGAQYNDSCIKEVEGKYYLFTSIASAPFEQLLFCSEQLFGPYFSHPQSPIADSLNVGRNGGGILDNKDEMYRVTQDCEFTYGGKVNLVRIDTISPTEYKESFVKDIKPIVPFPDGLHTLSYCDGIAVIDGKVTLRKGVNVFRKTVFKVMKALNVERLFS; this is encoded by the coding sequence ATGAACATAGTTGAAAAAATAACTCAAAAATTGCTAGAGCAAGATAAGTGGCGTATTGGTGTTATTAATACGGACATTGCGACTATTGTCAATGGCGAGATTGAACCGCAGGTCGTTCGTTGGTTGGATTTGTCTGGATATGATTACGAGGCTGATCCATTTGTCTTTAAGCTTGATGGTAAGCATTACATTGCTTATGAAGTGTTTGATTACTTACACGGGAATGGTAAGCTTGAGTGTATTGACTTAAATGGCCAGCGCTATGATTTTTTTAATGAACTAAATAGAGTGAAAGGGCACAAATCATTTCCTTTCATGATTGAGTTTAATGGTGAGTTATATTGTGTCCCTGAGACATTAGACTTAAATGAAATATCGCTTTATAAATTTAATAGACAAGAGCGTTGTTTTAAAAAAGAATCAGTTATTCTTTCTGGTGCACAGTACAATGATAGTTGCATCAAGGAAGTTGAAGGGAAATACTATTTATTTACCTCAATCGCATCAGCCCCTTTTGAACAACTTCTTTTTTGTTCAGAACAATTATTTGGGCCGTACTTCTCTCATCCTCAGTCACCTATTGCCGATAGTCTAAATGTCGGTAGAAATGGTGGAGGAATATTAGATAATAAAGACGAAATGTACAGAGTTACTCAAGACTGTGAATTTACTTACGGTGGTAAAGTGAACTTAGTGCGTATTGATACTATCTCTCCTACAGAATATAAAGAGTCTTTTGTTAAAGATATCAAGCCTATTGTTCCCTTCCCAGATGGTTTACATACCTTAAGTTACTGTGATGGAATCGCGGTAATTGACGGTAAAGTTACGTTAAGAAAAGGCGTAAATGTATTCCGGAAAACAGTTTTCAAAGTTATGAAAGCATTAAATGTTGAACGTTTATTTTCATAA
- a CDS encoding GNAT family N-acetyltransferase: MNDIKVQVHDASENLIGDLKDFYHSYYSDDNRVFINGYLEWFLLKNPVSIGKCVIVTLEDKIIGNMFLIPLNVQHKGATKVGFFAADVLTHPEHRDKSLFIKMIRKTIEEVKEKEQFLIGHPNDAATPGWKRTRMKFGQPYKSYLSKSTLISSGVKHTEIKSKDDLFKYEDEINYLSNTTNLTVKTDCHFIFWKYMSNPSKAYKVEAVSYNGSLIGLIVSYKFKGIFDRVVHYLADEGFESKVLRSTLLPKIFSFPESSSMDVYKSFCYQRTVGTEVRFFFTDYTEDFKDLDPSYITFASCDN; encoded by the coding sequence GTGAATGATATTAAAGTACAAGTCCACGATGCGAGTGAAAACTTAATTGGTGATTTAAAAGATTTTTACCATAGTTATTACTCTGATGATAATCGTGTTTTTATCAATGGTTATTTAGAGTGGTTCTTATTAAAGAACCCGGTGTCGATAGGTAAGTGCGTTATTGTTACCCTTGAGGATAAAATCATTGGTAATATGTTCTTAATTCCTTTGAATGTTCAGCATAAAGGGGCAACTAAAGTTGGCTTTTTTGCTGCTGATGTTTTAACTCACCCTGAGCATAGAGATAAAAGCCTTTTCATCAAAATGATTAGAAAAACAATTGAAGAGGTGAAAGAGAAAGAGCAATTCCTTATTGGTCATCCCAATGATGCTGCAACACCTGGTTGGAAAAGAACACGTATGAAGTTTGGTCAGCCTTATAAATCCTATTTATCTAAATCAACCCTGATTTCCTCTGGAGTGAAACATACCGAAATAAAGAGTAAGGATGATTTGTTTAAATATGAAGATGAAATTAATTATTTAAGTAACACCACTAACCTTACGGTTAAGACAGATTGTCACTTTATATTTTGGAAGTATATGTCTAATCCATCGAAGGCATATAAAGTTGAGGCTGTTTCTTACAATGGTAGCTTGATAGGTTTAATTGTGTCGTACAAGTTTAAAGGGATTTTTGATCGTGTTGTGCATTACTTGGCTGATGAGGGCTTTGAAAGTAAAGTATTAAGATCTACTCTTCTACCTAAGATCTTTTCATTTCCAGAATCATCATCCATGGATGTTTATAAATCCTTTTGCTATCAACGAACTGTTGGTACAGAAGTAAGGTTTTTCTTCACCGATTACACTGAAGATTTTAAAGATTTAGACCCTTCATACATTACTTTTGCATCATGTGATAACTAA
- a CDS encoding YfcL family protein, translated as MIQQYEEKLLTHIDHMVETASDDELFAGGYLRGHISLSAASCEQNDINCVEEMKTAVDASIAQAQSELSPADQVIVKAMWESLKDA; from the coding sequence ATGATCCAGCAATACGAAGAAAAATTGCTTACTCACATCGACCATATGGTTGAAACCGCTTCAGATGACGAGCTTTTTGCTGGTGGCTATTTACGTGGACATATCTCGTTGTCAGCAGCTAGCTGTGAACAAAATGACATTAACTGCGTTGAAGAAATGAAAACAGCAGTAGATGCGAGCATCGCACAAGCACAATCAGAGCTAAGCCCGGCAGATCAAGTGATCGTAAAAGCAATGTGGGAATCACTGAAGGACGCTTAA
- a CDS encoding elongation factor P hydroxylase produces MSHDYNNLISVFNSTFLESYNTELILGGDEPIYLPADDEHRHHRIIFARGYFASGLHEIAHWCIAGPQRRLLEDYGYWYEPDGRTEAIQAEFEKVEIKPQAIEWILAASCGFAFSVSCDNLSGDCEPDRVGFTAKVRAQVFTYLNCGIPDRAKMLSDALREHYGIVPLTQACFPELVL; encoded by the coding sequence ATGTCACACGATTACAACAACCTTATATCCGTATTTAATAGTACTTTTTTAGAATCGTATAATACTGAGCTGATTCTGGGTGGTGATGAACCTATTTACCTTCCAGCTGATGATGAGCATCGTCACCACCGTATTATCTTTGCACGCGGTTACTTTGCTTCTGGGCTACATGAGATCGCACACTGGTGTATAGCGGGCCCTCAGCGCCGCTTATTGGAAGATTATGGCTATTGGTATGAACCCGATGGACGCACTGAAGCGATACAAGCTGAGTTTGAAAAAGTAGAAATTAAACCACAAGCTATCGAGTGGATCTTAGCCGCCAGCTGTGGTTTTGCGTTTAGCGTGAGTTGCGACAACTTGAGTGGTGATTGCGAGCCTGATAGGGTAGGCTTCACGGCGAAAGTACGAGCACAGGTATTCACCTATTTAAACTGTGGAATTCCAGATCGTGCCAAGATGCTATCGGATGCGCTGCGTGAACATTATGGTATCGTACCGCTAACGCAAGCGTGCTTTCCTGAACTCGTTTTATAA
- a CDS encoding trimeric intracellular cation channel family protein — protein MLLTTLYIIGITAEAMTGAIAAGKRHMDWFGVMLVASATAIGGGTVRDVLLGHYPLGWVANPQYLVITCLAGLFTTLVAKWVMRYHKIFVILDAVGLIVFSIIGCRVAMDMGLPPLICIVSAVVTGIFGGLLRDLICRRQPMVLHKELYASVAFLAGGMYFGMMYFEVPELITTVATLVVGFVARMAAVQLSWSLPVFKLDDETSIVVAPKESATDTK, from the coding sequence ATGCTATTAACAACTCTCTACATTATAGGTATTACTGCGGAAGCGATGACTGGCGCAATTGCGGCTGGTAAGCGTCATATGGACTGGTTTGGTGTCATGTTAGTGGCCAGTGCGACAGCAATTGGCGGTGGTACGGTACGCGATGTGCTTTTAGGTCACTACCCGTTGGGTTGGGTGGCAAACCCGCAGTATCTTGTGATTACTTGTTTAGCTGGTTTGTTTACCACGCTAGTGGCGAAGTGGGTTATGCGTTACCACAAAATCTTCGTGATTTTGGATGCGGTTGGCCTGATTGTCTTTAGTATTATAGGTTGCCGTGTGGCGATGGATATGGGGTTACCGCCGCTTATCTGTATCGTCTCAGCCGTTGTTACCGGTATTTTTGGTGGTTTACTGCGTGATTTGATTTGTCGTCGTCAACCTATGGTGCTTCATAAAGAGCTGTATGCTTCTGTGGCCTTCCTTGCAGGTGGTATGTATTTCGGCATGATGTACTTTGAAGTGCCAGAGTTAATTACAACAGTGGCGACCTTAGTGGTGGGTTTTGTGGCACGTATGGCGGCAGTTCAGCTGAGTTGGAGCTTACCTGTGTTCAAGCTGGATGACGAAACCAGCATCGTTGTTGCACCGAAAGAGTCAGCGACTGACACTAAATAA
- the aroC gene encoding chorismate synthase — protein MAGNTIGQLFRVTTFGESHGLALGCIIDGCPPGLALNETDMQHDLDRRRPGTSKYTTQRREADEVKILSGVFEGQTTGTSIGLLIENTDQRSKDYSNIQDLFRPGHADYTYHQKYGVRDYRGGGRSSARETAMRVAAGAVAKKYLKQVHGIEVRAYLSQMGDVKIDKVDWAQIEQNAFFCPDVDKVDAFDELIRNLKKDGDSIGAKLTVVANNVPVGLGEPVFDRLDADVAHSLMSINAVKGVEIGDGFEVVEQRGSQHRDAMTPEGFKTNHAGGILGGISSGQDIVAHIALKPTSSITVPGETITKQGESAEVITKGRHDPCVGIRAVPIAEAMLAITLMDHLLRHRGQNADVRTDTPKI, from the coding sequence ATGGCTGGTAATACAATTGGACAATTATTCCGAGTAACAACATTTGGCGAAAGCCATGGCCTAGCGCTAGGCTGCATTATTGACGGTTGTCCGCCTGGACTTGCGCTTAACGAAACCGATATGCAGCATGACTTAGATCGTCGTCGCCCTGGCACCTCGAAATATACTACGCAGCGTCGTGAAGCCGACGAAGTGAAAATTCTATCCGGTGTGTTTGAAGGCCAAACCACGGGCACATCTATCGGTCTGTTGATTGAAAATACCGATCAACGCTCAAAAGACTATTCCAACATCCAAGATTTATTCCGTCCTGGCCATGCTGATTACACTTACCACCAAAAATACGGGGTACGTGATTACCGTGGCGGTGGTCGCTCATCTGCGCGTGAAACAGCGATGCGTGTTGCTGCAGGTGCTGTTGCCAAAAAATACCTTAAGCAAGTACACGGCATTGAAGTACGTGCTTACTTGTCGCAAATGGGTGATGTGAAAATCGATAAAGTCGATTGGGCGCAAATTGAGCAGAACGCTTTCTTTTGCCCTGATGTCGATAAAGTCGACGCCTTTGATGAACTGATCCGCAACCTTAAAAAAGACGGTGATTCAATTGGCGCTAAGCTAACGGTTGTCGCCAATAATGTCCCTGTTGGTTTAGGTGAGCCAGTCTTCGATCGCTTAGATGCCGATGTGGCCCATTCGCTAATGAGCATTAACGCAGTCAAAGGCGTTGAAATTGGCGATGGTTTTGAAGTAGTAGAACAGCGTGGCAGTCAACACCGCGATGCAATGACACCTGAAGGCTTTAAAACCAATCATGCGGGTGGCATCTTGGGTGGGATCTCGTCTGGCCAAGATATTGTGGCGCACATTGCGCTGAAACCAACCTCTAGTATTACAGTACCGGGCGAAACCATTACCAAGCAAGGTGAGAGTGCCGAAGTGATCACCAAAGGCCGTCACGACCCATGTGTAGGGATCCGCGCGGTACCGATTGCAGAAGCGATGCTGGCGATCACTTTAATGGATCACTTACTGCGCCACCGCGGTCAAAATGCTGATGTGCGAACAGATACACCCAAGATTTAG
- the rluF gene encoding 23S rRNA pseudouridine(2604) synthase RluF, with protein sequence MSQNQTPNNQSQNDAKAVRLNKFISDTGFCSRREADKLIDQGRVTINGNEPEMGTKVQPNDEVLVDGRALRTKEAPIYIALNKPTGVTCTTERHIKDNIVDFIGHRKRIFPIGRLDKFSDGLIFMTNDGDIVNKILRAGNNHEKEYVVRVNRIITDEFITKMGSGVEILDTVTLPCKVVKETDFSFRIVLTQGLNRQIRRMVEALGYEVYKLRRVRIMNITIDGLPNGKWRYMTDAEMAEIHAMIDGQSGTEEASRTDSQGQKIAKPTDAKLFDSRLQDAQQRSNERGGRNDRTGSNDRSSFKTYKGKGERSRFDRDEERSGSRRSNNGSHEGYRSGANQRTDRTNTERNGNGRQDQARPQGRNQDRSQGNSSNNQRSEAPRDRKPASSGIKKWKSKKES encoded by the coding sequence ATGTCTCAGAATCAGACGCCAAACAATCAATCTCAGAACGATGCGAAAGCCGTTCGTTTAAATAAATTTATCAGTGATACTGGCTTTTGCTCACGCCGTGAGGCGGACAAGCTTATTGATCAAGGACGTGTAACTATTAATGGCAATGAGCCAGAGATGGGCACTAAAGTACAGCCAAATGATGAAGTTTTAGTTGATGGTCGTGCGCTACGAACAAAAGAAGCGCCGATTTATATCGCACTGAATAAGCCTACTGGCGTTACTTGTACCACAGAGCGTCATATTAAAGACAACATCGTTGATTTTATTGGCCACCGTAAGCGTATTTTCCCTATTGGTCGCTTGGATAAATTCTCTGATGGTTTGATCTTCATGACCAACGATGGCGACATCGTGAATAAGATTTTGCGTGCGGGCAACAACCACGAAAAAGAATACGTGGTACGTGTAAACCGCATCATCACTGATGAATTCATTACTAAAATGGGCTCAGGCGTAGAAATTTTAGATACAGTGACCCTGCCATGTAAAGTGGTGAAAGAAACTGATTTCTCTTTCCGTATTGTATTAACACAAGGCTTGAACCGCCAAATTCGTCGCATGGTTGAAGCATTGGGCTATGAAGTGTACAAGCTTCGCCGCGTTCGTATCATGAACATCACTATCGATGGCCTACCAAACGGTAAATGGCGTTACATGACAGACGCGGAAATGGCAGAGATCCATGCGATGATCGACGGTCAATCGGGTACGGAAGAAGCATCACGCACCGACTCACAAGGCCAAAAAATCGCCAAGCCAACCGATGCTAAGTTGTTTGATAGCCGTCTACAAGATGCACAGCAGCGCAGTAATGAACGTGGTGGTCGTAATGATAGAACGGGCAGCAATGACCGTTCATCATTTAAGACTTATAAAGGTAAAGGCGAGCGTAGCCGTTTCGACCGTGATGAAGAGCGTTCTGGTAGCCGTCGTTCTAACAATGGCAGCCATGAGGGCTATCGTTCTGGTGCTAACCAACGCACAGATCGCACCAACACAGAACGAAATGGAAATGGTCGACAAGATCAGGCGCGTCCTCAAGGCCGCAACCAAGATCGCTCTCAAGGCAATAGTAGCAACAATCAACGTAGCGAAGCGCCGCGTGATCGTAAGCCTGCATCAAGCGGCATTAAAAAGTGGAAATCAAAGAAAGAAAGCTAA